The stretch of DNA TTAAAACTGcttaacagaaaacattttagctGGCAGAAGCAGTTCCCTTGTGGAGCTGGATGAGGAGAACGATATTgcaatttaattaataaaaaataaatgctgacttaaaaaaattatgaatattcacCTCTTCTTCATACATGTGTTCTTCTTTTATTGtgctatttctttaaaacacgTGAAACTGGGTGGCACACAGAGCCAGTTTCTTCAGGAAACCAATTTCTGCCTCCAAATACAGGAATGTGGAATCTCTATCCAAATTCAGAGATCAGTGttgaaagtgaaaatgaatgGGTAAGCAGGAGGGACCAGAAAAGGGGGAAATCCAGGCAAAGTGGCATTTCCAGATCTGTACCCCAAGCCCAGGCTACGTTCTCATATCCAGAAAAGAGTTTTGGACTTTTCCATCGCAGCCGAATCTTTCCCAAACAGGCGCAAGATGCAGGTCCCGCGCTCGGGCCTCTCCGCGCAGGAGCGGCGCGGGACCCGCCGCGCTCTCCCGCCTTCTCCGCGCGCCGCTGGCGCCAAAGCGAGGGGCGGGGCTctccctccgccgccgccgccgccacaGCGGGAGGCGGGGCCCCGCCCGCGGCGGCAGCCAATGGGAGCGCGGGGACGGGCGGCGCTGGGCGTGGCGAGGGCTGTGAGTGGCCAGCCGGCCGTTCTGGCGCCAACTTCGAAGGGGATATAAAGGGCCGGCGCGGGACTTCTCATTTCCTGCCGCTcgccccgccgctgccgctcgctctgctgctgccgccgctgctgctTCAACCATGCTGTCCGCCCGCGTCCCGCTCGCTGCGCGCCACGACCAGCCCTGGGTTTCGCCCAAGAAGAGCCAGTCTCCTATGAAGAGCTTGTCGCCCATGAAGGGTCTGGCGCTGAGCGACAAGGAGAACACGGTGAGCGCCCGCCCGCCCTCCCACCCCCCGCCCGGCAGCGCTGCAGCGCGCTCACCTTGCCCCTCTctccccgcagccccccgcGCTCAGCAGCGCCCGTGTCCTGGCCAGTAAGACAGCCCGTAAGATCTTCCAGGAGGGCAACGAGAATCCGGTGAGTGCAGAACCCCTGGGCACCGAGCCCGCCCTTGTCCTGTTCCCCGGAGGCTCCGGCAATCTCTGCTCCGCTCTTCTCTCCCCATCGATGGTCTCTCCTTTCTGCCCCCGACCGAGCCCGCTGGTCCCCGCCGGGCACTGCACCACAACCCCctcgctccagcccctctcctttattggggggcggggggggggggggtggggtggtgTGTCTCTCCATTCTCCCGGGCCCCTCTCCCTCGGGGGGTGGTCTTTCCATTCTCCCGGGCTCTTCTCCCTCAGGGGGGGTCTCTCCGCCCTGCCCAGTCCCTCTTCCTCGGGGAGGAGTTTCCGTCCTCCCGGCCCCACTCCCTTTCGGGGGTCTGCCCGAGCTGCCGCCCCTCAGTTTCCCTCCAAAGGCCGGCACCGCCTCAGCCGCCCCGAGCCCAGCCCGAGCCCCTCTCCCGCCATTCCAGGTGCCGCGGGGcgtggaggaggaggagccgcTGCTGCGGGAGAACCCCGCCGGTTCGTCATCTTCCCCATCCAGTACCACGACATCTGGCAGATGTACAAGAAGGCCGAGGCCTCCTTCTGGACGGCGGAGGAGGTGAGGGGTGGGCGGCCACGGCCGCTCCTGCCCGCAGCTCTGGGGCGGTGCCCGGGGCGGCCCCGGTGCTCAGGGACGGGCCTCCCACCGGAGCGCCCGTTTCTTATTTGTCCTGCAATGTTTTAGGTGGACCTTTCCAAAGACCTCCAGCACTGGGAGTCCCTGAAGCCTGAGGAGAAGTACTTCATTTCTCATGTCCTTGCCTTCTTTGCTGCCAGCGATGGCATTGTCAACGAAAACTTAGTGAGTGTGTAGAAAATCCCGACAGAAATACCACTTTGGGCAGATAACTCACATGTTTGACATGCTTGCTGTGGCTGATCCAGCTGGTTTGCTGGATGATGGAATGTTACAGCATTACAACATGTAGTGCTGTCCTGTGTTAATTAGCAAATTGGGGTCGGTTTTGTAATCCCCAAATTTGCCCAATCCCCATGGGACACTGAGTGCTGCCCTACAGtaacattttaatgtttcagAGCCCATGTTCTGCTTCTACCCTCTATGCTCTTCTCCCTAATGGGGGATAAGTAAAACTAACaagttttcccatttcccatggGACCAAAGAAAACCTCACGACTTGAAACTCTGAGGGCCTACAGCTTTGCATATTGCTGTTAGTAATCCACATGTCTGGAATTAATCTGAAGATGATTTTGTGGGTTGATCAATAACTGGTCTATATGGCATTAATCCCTCTAACCTACAAAAACACTTTTGCAAATGCTTATTTATTTCCTCTAGGTGGAGCGGTTCAGTCAAGAAGTACAAATCACAGAAGCTCGTTGTTTCTATGGCTTCCAGATTGCCATGGAAAATATACATTCAGAAATGTACAGTCTTCTTATTGACACCTACATTAAGGATTCTAAAGAGAGGTTTGTATTGTTTGATGATGAAAAGTTCAGAACTCAGTAAATATTCAGAACTTAACTAATGCATGTCTCTTATTCTCTGACTTTCAGACTAATTTTAGGATGTAAATTAGACTTATATAAAATGCCACTGCTGCTTAAGAGTGGTTTAACTTCACaatatcttttttcctctgaggtGTAAGACCTTGCTTATATTAAGAGTGAAACTGAAATCATTCAGTactgaaataaaggaattaCACAATGTAGAAGATGGAGCAGTCAAATAAGGGGAATATATTAAGTTTTACAGTGAGTTTTACTGCTACTTAGAAAGCTTGCTGTGTCATTTTGACTCTGAGATGCTAAATTCCAGCAAGAGCTGCTTACATGAGAGGTCTGGTGCCTTCATACTGTAAAGTGGAGCCTGGTTAATCTGTAGTTTTGAAAGCCTTGTTCAACGACCACACTTGGTGAAACAGTTTCCCCCTTGCTACTGTCATGGGAATTCATGTGAACTGGTGTTGATGTGGTGGGTAGGTGAAGAAAAGGTAGTTGGTTGGAACAAATAGAGCTAGGTTGGTGCCAGGTGAGCGGGGGAAGGAGAATTACCGGCATGAAGGTGCAGAGCATGCTTAAGTGATCAAGACTGTTTATGGCAGTGAATCTTTGTTGTGCTGAGATCTGATCCtaatgagttttatttttctcagggAATTTCTTTTCAATGCTATTGAAACGTTACCATGTGTTAAAAAGAAGGCAGACTGGGCCATGTGCTGGATTGGGGACAAGAAAGCAACATATGGTGAGTAGAGCTATTGGAAGCAAAGTGAAATTCCTTCCCTAAAGATGGAAGGAACCACCATTTCTCCAGACTTCACAGTTAACAGGGATTATTGCTGTCACAGAGTACATGCTCTCCAGTATAAGACACTGCTATAATCctgaacatgaagaaaatagttttcatcTTCAAATGAGCTACTGACAGGAAATCTTTGTAAGATTGCTGATGTTGTGAATAATGTCATGTGGCAATCATCATATGCCTGACTATATGATCAAACTGTAAATTGCTGCCACATGTCAGGACGTGTTACAGCCATCTTTAGCCATCAAACATGTCTGGTTGGAGGCTGTAGCTCCTCTGCCCTGGTGATGCCTCATGTCTTGCTTCAAAGGTGAGATGATGAGATGGTACAGATTATTTCACTAGTATTGAAGCATTTTTCATGGCCAAAGATTAGCAGACACTGACTTAAATCAGCTGCCAAAATGGCTGCTCTTTTTAGTGAGCTATCTGAAAAAGGATAATGTTGGGGGTTGACCCATGGGGAAGGAGCCTTGGCTTCAGCTACTTAGTAGCTATAGCTAGTCTGATTAGTTCCTACTTCCTctcatgtttgttttgtttaatgatCAGAAATCTTTAATAAGTTATAAGTACAGGCCATAGTCCTTAAAACTTATTAGGCAAGAAACACTTAGGCAAAAACAACTTCATTTGCTTTGCAGGATGCAGTTCACTGGTCTATTTGCAATTTCTGTGTATCCATCCTGCTAAGCTTTCTGGGTAACGTTACTATCAATCTTCTCTCAACAGGAGAACGTGTAGTAGCCTTTGCAGCTGTGGAAGGAATCTTCTTTTCTGGCTCCTTTGCATCAATTTTTTGGCTGAAGAAAAGAGGATTAATGCCTGGACTCACTTTTTCTAATGAACTCATCAGTAGAGATGAGGTATGAGTCAAATTCTAGCAGTTAAGATGGTAATGTGCCACAGTAGCTCAAAGTAATGATACTCAATTGGAGcctatattttaaaacaggagTATATTTAGAAACAGGCAGACTATAAAGCTCACCAAAGTGTGTAAACATGTGTCATTGTGGATCTTGCAGAAGTGTATGAATGAACTTAGCATTTTACTTTTCTAAAGTAGCTGGAGGGTTCTCACCAAtgctcacagctgctgtgccttgCACTGGCAGAACTTGCTTGTGATGCCTTTTGGTGAGGCAGAAAGTTGTCTGTAGGGAACAGTAACGTGGCAAAGGTGATGCCACTTACTCTGTGCTCTTCTAAATCAGtgttcctgaaataattttctgaaacttCTTTCTAGGGTTTGCACTGTGATTTTGCCTGCCTCATGTTCAAGCACTTGATACACAAACCATCAGAGGAGAGAGTAAAGGAAATCATCATGAATGCTGTTCTCATAGAACAGGTAACTGTCTGCCCCTTGTTTAGGAACTTCATTGCAATCAAACAAAGCTGGGGAGCTGTTGGGCATAAAATTAACCTAGATGATAGAGAGTGAATACCAGTTTCTGTACATAAAATGATTGTTATCTGCAGGAATTCTTGACGGAGGCGCTGCCCGTAAAGCTGATTGGCATGAACTGCACTTTAATGAAACAGTACATTGAGTTTGTGGCAGACCGGCTTATGTTGGAACTGGGATTTAACAAGGTAAGGCTCTAATACATTGAATATTTCATGGGGGAAAGATaatgttaaatttaatttccttcagaaatccAAATCCTAAATTGGCTGCAGCAATATTGTTTTAACTTGTAAAATGATTTAGCAGTCATGCTGCTACATCCTGTTTGAAGACCcacagaagaaaagccaaaagGATGCTATGGAAAAAGCTATATTAGTAGTTGTGCTTGTGTTTACTGCACCTAAAAGAAGACAGGAACAAATAGAATAAAGGCTTGGGGCAGAGATTTTTTGTTCACTACATAGTCAGCCTGCTGATGCTGCCATTAGACTCCTTCCAACTGATCTCTAATGCTCTTGCATACTCAAAATGTGAGCACCTGCAGTGACTGTAGAATTGCCTGTGTATTTCAGATATACAAAGCAGAGAATCCTTTTGACTTCATGGAAAACATCTCTCTGGAAGGCAAGACAAATTTCTTTGAGAAGCGAGTAGGTGAATATCAGAGGATGGGAGTCATGTCGAAGCCCACAGACAACTCTTTCACCCTGGATGCGGAATTTTAAGTGACCTGGGACCATGTGCGTTAATGTGCATCCTGCCCTGTTTACAGGGAAACACTCAATGTGCTGAGTCACAGTGTGACTTGGTTCCTGTACTGAAATCCCACTCTTGTAAAGTGTGGTGATATTGGTGTACTTTAGAGGGCTGGTGTAGCTCCAGCAGTAAAACCCTTTTTAATTAGACTTGGCCAATGGTGTTAATGCATAGAATGCTTAGGTGTATCTTAACAGTACATGCTACTCCACTCCACGAAAGATACAGGTACTTCCTTCTGCAAGATGGGAGGTTGTGGGCACTGACCCCTGGCTTCTGTTCTCACCATAAACAGGAACAGCTGAGAAATTCCAGTTGTAAATTTGTTGAATAGCCTGTAGAAAACTCTGGAGGCAACTGCATGATGACCTCACTGCTTTCTTAGCAGGTTTTAAGTTTAccatttttactattttaagtTTGTACATAAACCTGGCactttaatgtttaaaataaacaactgTCTTGTAATATTCAACAATAGTAAAATGCATGTCAAAATCTTTTGCAGCCTAACCTTTTACGACTTGTACTTCTTTCTGGgtatgtaatttaaaaatggtGCTGTGAATTAAACTATTTGTCttgaaatatattaaagaacaggaagaaactTGGTATGGAAGGTAAGGAACTAAATTGGGTATTCTGGGTACTGAAAAATAAGATGCAGCTGGCTTCTGGACttgattgctttttctttattacctGGGAACAGTATTTCATGTAATAAAGAGCTGGTTGGACTCTGTTGTGCTGGTTTCAGTGCTCCAATGGCAAAGCTGTGTGCTGATTTCTGTTTAAATCACAGTTTTTCTGAGGACATGCAAGTTCTTCAGGAAATAGCTGCTTACTCGTGGTTGGTAGATGTCTAGTGAAATTGTTGTGCTTAGCTCTGACTTTCAGATGGACTGCACTAAACAGATGATGTTTCAGGGTAAATTCAGCTAATTCAGAGGGGGGCAGTATTCTGAGCTTCTGCATCATGCAGTTAAGTCTTGGTTTTAATACATAACAGTAGTGAAAACAATGCATACACTACAACATGGTTATTCTACACTAAACAGAGCAGTAAAAATGACTGTGCTTTATATAACTGGTGTAAGGTGTTTGGTCTGTGAAGGAGCCTGGAAATGATCTGCAGTGAGGTGAAATGACAGTGGGATAGACTGAAAATGGCTACTGCCTTGCTGTACAAAAGGAGTTTATCCATGATACAGGCTAACATCCAACAAGGACTGTTCCTGCAAGCCTGTCTTTCTTCAAGCATATTTAAAGTGAATAAGCTTTATAGAACTCAAAACCTCTTCCTTCATAGGAAGGAACACTGAAGTTTGCTTCTTGCTGCTCAAGCGCTCCCTCTCTTAAAGCACAGTATTTTTGGTGCTTCTTTGAGAGATGCTGTCTTGGTGTACAGTTACCTGACTTGCTGGTCTTTCTTTGCTCCTTTGCTCTTGATTGCATGGGAGATGGTATGTGACTGCCCTTCCCCCGAGTCTGAAGCTAGCAGGATGCACAAGGCTATCCTAGGGAGAAAACCctgataaataattaaaaaatcctAATCCCAAAGTCGAATTCAAGGTGGAGGACTGTTAGCTGACATCTCTAATAAAGGCCTTGCAGCACTGATGCTGGTAACAGATCAGTGATTGCAGCGGCCTGAGAAGAATGTATTAGGAACTGGAATAGGGATGTGCTAAATTGGACAACCAGACGTTATTTTGAAGCACTGAAATGTAATGCTTGTTTCTGCCTAAATACCAGCATTTCCTTCTCAGCAAATTGggctttgtgctttttcttggCTTCTCTTAGCAGTCAAATCTTTGATCAAATTAAGTGATAAAAGCATCAGAACTCAGTGTTAAGGCTGTGTTGTTTAGAGCACAAAGGAGACAGTAATAAAATACTGAGATTAGTTTGGACCAAAGTATGATTTAGCAGCATTTAATTTATATTCAAATGTgttaatttatatatttaagtGATGTAGAAAAAGAGTAAAACTTCTGATCTTTGAGTATGGTCTGCCTGTATTATAGCTATCTCTTCTCATTTTGATTCTTGGTATGTGCCAAGGATCAATGTGCAAACAATTAGGGCAGAAAGATTTAATCTGTCTGCAATCCTGGGAAATAGGAACTGGAACTAGGACTGCTAGGAATGGATATGATGGCCAAGTAATCAGTTATAATGGGAGGTAGGAAGAATGTCCCTTTTAGCCAAGCATCGCTCTTATGGGGTAATAGATACTGTAGTTGTGCACGCATTAGAGATAGATTAGATAGGAATTAGAAGTCATTCCACAAGAGAACAAGGCTTGCTGTGGCTGCTATTAATCTTATTGGTGCTACTGATGTCTAAATGCCTCAGTTTTGGTATATGTGCCTGCTGTAACGCAAGTCGATTTTTCCTGTACAGTCTGGAGAAAAGCTGTGCATCTGATTCCACCTATTTTAATTCTCCCTTCTCACAAGGATTGAAATGTCCTGCTGTTGCTTAGTTTGAACAGATGATGTCCAAGCCTAGATGAAACACTTGTTTACTGAAAATGGATTACTTTCGAATTTGACTGCGATACCAGTTGTTTGGACACTTGATCCTCTTAAGAATTGAGGAgataagtattttatttctttcaaaaaaaataaactaatactccccaaaataaatttcaatgaaaatttaaatggcCCGttggaatattttttgaaatggAGTTTGGAGAAACAGGAGAGATTTGAAGTGATGAAAGTGCAGATGTTTTTATTCATGTGTGAATCAGAATGGCTGTCTGGTAGGCTGTCTGCAAAGTGGAAAGTGATTAGGCTAGTAGAGGAAAAAACACCAAGGGATAAGTAAAACTGGATATATTTGATGATGCAACACTCTAATGTTGGTGGTAAATTTATGCGTAACTGATCCCTAGCTATCCCCTGTGTTTCTTTATTGCTGTTAAAATTAATGGCTTTTAATAGCAGCAGATAAAATGGGAGAAGAGTAACCTCAAGCGTGGTTTCTCTTGTTacattttttactgtattttgttaaaaaagccaaacacgTGGGGTCAGGTAAGAAAGCTTCCTTAATTGATGCATTTTCACTTTACATTATATGTCAAACATTGAAATTTTGACAATGTGGAGGAGTAAAAAGCAACCTAATGTCAGCCTTGTCCTCAGGAAGTAACTGCGACATCAGAGTGTAATGAGTAGAAAATCCCGATTTCTCAAATCTCCTGGGGTGATTACAGCAATTTGTGTCCAGAAGAGGTCAGAGAACAattgcagctgctcctgcctgcaacAGGGCACAGTCAGCCTGTGAATCTGAAGGCACATTAACAGTCTGGTGTGATTCCTGGAGGGGTAACCACTTCCTGCACACCAGTCAATCAGAAATTTTGCCTGGCAGAAGCAGGGAGTGAATGGAGTTGTCTTATTCCAAGCCTACTTTTCACAGTCTGCCACAGCCTGCTTTATTTGAAGCTGTTGATTACCTCTTGGAGCTTTGGCCTCTCTTTTTGTGCGTAATGCACTATGAGAAGTAAATGCTTTCATCAGGAAAGATTTGAGAGCTACAGAGAGTTAAGTCTCGTGTCCCGTTTGCTGATGGACAGCTAGTTTTTTGTTAGGAGTTCATCCCTTGGGACTGTTTCTGAGATCCTATGATCCACATAGTCTTGGTTTCTGTGGTAAAACAATCCTTACATGAAGAATGGTGAAAGATTAAGCTAataggaaaaatgtttaatatgTGTCAGACACTGGTTTTACATTTCAAGTTATGCCCAATGGATCTTTGAAATAATGATAATATTGCTGCTTCCTGGACCTGCAGAGAAATGAGGGGAAAGCTTTATCCCTTTAGAGAATATCTCAGCCCCCAGTGATTAGATCTTACTGATATCATTAATCATTAATCATCAGATAAATGGTGTGTTTGGTCATCTGCTCTTAGAGATAGCTGTGGGACCCTGGGTAAAAGACATCTTttagtcttttctttttttaaacttcaaataTCTAGAGAACAATACCTTAGTGGAATGTTCTTGTAATTCTCTCAACCAAAttactcctgcttttctcttggtTATTGTACAATATGTAGTTTGTGCCACAGGTGATACCACTTAGTCCATACAGCATTTTGGAGCCTTTGCCTGATGCTGAACATGTGTTGAGGTTTTCCTCTTGGCCTAAGGGTGAAGACTCCAGTGTTGGATAAACTCAAGTGCTTCTGAAATGCAGGCTGGGAAAAAATATACCCCAGGCCAGTTTCTGCTACCTGTCACTGGTAAGTAATTTGTGTTTTCTAAGTATTGCAGGACTTAGCTGAAAGTAGGGGAGAGTTTGCAGTTCTTACGTGTCCAAATCTTGAGTGTGGAGCTtgcaaaaaaactccaaaatgttgagctgtgtttctgttctttttggggtggggggtgcTGCTACTTCTGTTACGAAGTGCTACTGATATAATCAGGGATGGCTTGGGCCATTCTTGCACCCCCTGGATTGGGCCTAGCAGAGAGCTGAGTTTAATTTTTTGctagattttcattttaacaaggATCCAGTAAATGGATTGTCAGGTAGCTAAGACTTAATGCCATCCAAACAAATTGTGGGGTAACAAAGCCAGTCATATGAAGACTGAGGTATTTGGCCCTAGAGGAAGATGCCTGCAGGTATTTATTTGCAGATGAACTAATACTTAGGCGCAAATTAGTTCTTGCAATCTAAGTATATCCTGCGTATGTTCCTGGAGAAAGGGTACCTACCTCTGGATCCCTGGCTCTCAAAGGTGCAGCACCAGGGAAGGACAATGCCATTTCAGTTCATTCCACATTCCTGCTTCATACTTATCTGCATCTTTGGCAGGTGAGCATTTACACAGCACTtacacagcattttatttcatattttgatgGTGGCTTCTGATACCTTTAGCCACATTGCCAGGTGTTTTCCTATCCTTCTTTTAGGTAGGGAGCTGCCTACCTTGCTTATCCTTCAGTCAGCTGTCAGAATCTAGCTCCCTGAGGTGTTGCCCCAGTGTTCTAACTCAGAGGCATTTGTAAGCTCATGTAGATCTGGGGCAGGCAACAGCAAACACCAACCTTGTGttgcctgttttccttctgcatcaTTCTGCAGCCTTGtaggctgctctgctgccagggactGCAGTGAGTCTGCTTTCTGACTGGTGTTGGCCAGAGCTTCCCTGCTTCTCTCTGGAAGATGTTGCCTCATTAAAACgaaaatattttgtcagtaTTTATCTCCTAAATACTCAACCAGCAAAGTCCTGATATGATTCAAAATCAAGATGAAGCGTTTGGCTTCAGCGGTGTTTTTTGTGGTGGCTGTAGCACTTCCTGTAATGATTTTGGTTTGATGTGATCCAGGAGCTTGCAGTAAGTATGTTTAAGTGCTTCAGAATGGATCTCCATCTTCCTAGCCCTGGACCTCTGCTCTAGGAGACATTGAAATGTATTCTTCTGATTCTGGACACAAACAGTTGTGAGTTGCCACCTGCTTTAGTTTAATCCTGGTTCTATAAGCAGGGAAGATTATGGTGACAGTTGAATTTCCACATCTCTGTCTCTTCTTGGTATTTAATTGAATGATTTATCTCTTTTTGAACTTATTTTCAGGGTGAacctcaaaaaagaaataacaaaatctcTGCATTTCCTTGCTTTAAAGTTAGCAttcagcaggcagcagtgactTGGCAGGGAAGCTGTGGAGCAGTGAGCAGGCGTTGGGTGAAGGTAAGGAACAGGGTTGGAGGTAGGGAGTGTATTAGAGAGCAACATTTCAAGATAGGGAAACATTGGCTGGGCCAAGTGTTTGGTGTCTGTTCTGGCTGTAAATTTCTGTGATGTCGCTTAAATGCAGTGACAGCTATAAGGAGGACTAAATGTAATTCACTCAtacaagaaatgaaatattaagtGTATATTTGATTTGGTAATAACTGTAGGCAGAACACACTAGATTTATCAGAGGCTTAGCAATGACTTTACTGTTTCGATTACTGCTTGTGAAAATTGCATCTCATTCTGTTGATACAACTATTGCAGTTACTCTTGATAATACCATAAATATATACAGATACACAGACTTTGGAAAAGTTATTCTGATCTGGGTTTCTTATAGTGTGTGGATTAAGGCTGACAAATATTGGGCAACCtaacaggattatttttaatacacattttcattaaatggtTATCCCTTGTCAAATTGAAAAGCTATTTACTATGCTAAATATGCTAATTTTacagcaaattttaaattttgctacCTTTCCATTATTTAGCTGTGATGCTGCATTTGGTGCTACTAAATCCCTGGGATTATATGTGAAATAGTTGGATGGCTGGgttgcatttaaattaattaaagcacaaatgtttaaaataaaatgttaaatattgcTGTGTAGATATTCAAGAAGCAGATGTGATTTCACCACTTATATCCCCAAATAACACATGCAAAAGCAGGTtgagaaacatttaaatatgcCTATACACTCAAGTGTAGCTTTGCAGGTTTCCCAGGGGAGGGAATTTTGTGTGGCTTAAGGGAAGTTGATCACCGCGATGGAGTAGTTTTGTTTGAAGAAGCCTTTTAGGAAAGGGCTTTCCAAAACCAATCATCACACAACTGGTCCCAGTTGTTGTGCTGAGGTGAGTAGGCAGGGGCTGCTTGAAAGGGTGCTGTGGTGCCCCTTGAGCTGGCACATGTGGTTCTGGAGATCTCAGCAAGTGGGTGTTCCCATGACCTGCCACCCTGCCTtgtgcctgcacacacaccATTGCTCTGCTACCTCAAATGTTCTCTTTGATTTGGGCCCTGCCACAGCAGTTAATCAAAAATCTTATTTTGGAGTGATTTGTGCCGTATCACGTTCCCTGCTGCAAGCAGTACATGTGG from Corvus cornix cornix isolate S_Up_H32 chromosome 3, ASM73873v5, whole genome shotgun sequence encodes:
- the RRM2 gene encoding LOW QUALITY PROTEIN: ribonucleoside-diphosphate reductase subunit M2 (The sequence of the model RefSeq protein was modified relative to this genomic sequence to represent the inferred CDS: inserted 1 base in 1 codon) produces the protein MLSARVPLAARHDQPWVSPKKSQSPMKSLSPMKGLALSDKENTPPALSSARVLASKTARKIFQEGNENPVPRGVEEEEPLLRENPXRFVIFPIQYHDIWQMYKKAEASFWTAEEVDLSKDLQHWESLKPEEKYFISHVLAFFAASDGIVNENLVERFSQEVQITEARCFYGFQIAMENIHSEMYSLLIDTYIKDSKEREFLFNAIETLPCVKKKADWAMCWIGDKKATYGERVVAFAAVEGIFFSGSFASIFWLKKRGLMPGLTFSNELISRDEGLHCDFACLMFKHLIHKPSEERVKEIIMNAVLIEQEFLTEALPVKLIGMNCTLMKQYIEFVADRLMLELGFNKIYKAENPFDFMENISLEGKTNFFEKRVGEYQRMGVMSKPTDNSFTLDAEF